ATACAGTCTGAATGTGACGGGGTTTGGCTGGATCAAGCTCAATCAGCTTGCGTAATCGAGAAATCTGGACATCCACACTGCGATCAACGGTTTCAGAGCCCGGCCCACGAGCTAATTCAATCAACCGTTCACGTGAAAGTGGCTGGTGCGGATGTTTGGAAAAAGCCACCAAAAGCGAAAACTCTCCACCCGTAATTTCAACTTTCAAGTCTCCCTTTAAAAGCGCACGGGTAGATAAATCCAATTTGCATTGCCCAAATACAAGGGTATTGCCATCAGCAATCGGCGTACCAGGCGGAAGCGGCGTACGACGGCGAAGCACTGCCTGGATTCGCGCAGTTAATTCACGTGGCAGAAAAGGTTTACCCAGATAGTCATCTGCACCCAGCTCAATACCTATCACGCGGTCTACTGGGTCGCTTTTTGCAGTAAGCATAATAATAGGGATATCGTCACCGGAGGCTCTCAAGCGCCGACAAATATCAAGACCATTTTCATCCGGCATCATCAGATCGAGTACTAGCAGGTCCGGACGTTCACGAGAAAGCCGCCTTTCCAGATCCCGCCCGCCCGCAAACGTTCTCACCAAAAATTCTTGCTGGAGCAAATACTCTTCCAGCAGTTTTCGCATTTCCGGATCATCGTCGATGACCCATATCAGGGGTTGTCTGTTCATGTCGCAATTCTAAATCGAGGTTTGAGGGGAAAGCTCAGCAAAGTGTTACAAAATATTGCAAGGGGACTGCGCAGTCACATTTAGTCACAACTTAGCCCTTTTCATTAACTTCCTATTAATAACTTCTGACTATTATGACTCAACGGCGGCCGCTATAGCATGCCGATGCAGCAAGTTCTAATAACTCAGGAGGTTTTGATATGAAAACAAATATGGCTGCTGTCGTACTCATGTTGCCACTTACCGCCTTGGCAGGGAAAAACGTCATTCAGGATACGATTGAATATGGACGCGTGTTGAGCTCCACCCCGATTAACAGCGCCCCGGTTGCGCGTCAGGTTTGCCATCCTGTCACTGTTAGTCAACCAGCTGAACATAGCACTGGCGGGGCAATACTCGGCGGACTTGCAGGCGCACTTGTCGGCTCCCGGTTCGGCGGTGGAAATGGTCAAAATGCCGCTACTGTTGTCGGTGCCATTGGCGGAGCCGTAGCAGGAGATCGTATTGGTGCGAATGGATCAAAAGATTCTACACGAGATGAATGCAACACAGTTTATGAGCAAGGCGAGCCTACAGGCTATCAGGTTGTTTTTGATTACAGAGGAAAACAATCAACCGTCATGATGAATTACGAGCCTGGCGAATTCGTGAAACTGCATAAAGTTGTTACAGCCGAATAAGGTACCTTCATGATGAAGCAAGGCTCAACGCGCAGATCTGCATACATCAAGGCTTGTTCCATTTGTGTGGCAATTGCAATGTCTGCAAGCAGCTTTGCGGCTCCAATAGAACTGCCTGATCTGGGGGATGCATCGCAAGCTGTACTTTCTCCTCAGGAAGAACTGGCTATGGGCGAGAAAGCAATGCAAGGTTTGCGTGCTTCCGGTGCCTATTTTAACGACCCGGAAGTAAATGCCTATCTTAATAGTTTAGGGTATCGACTGGTCTCCGCGGACCCATCAATCACCAGTCATTTCGAATTTTTTGCGGTAGATGATCCGGCCATCAATGCCTTCGCCATGCCTGGTGGATACATTGGTGTCAATACCGGGCTCATTTTGGCTACTCAGAGTGAAAGCCAATTGGCTTCAGTACTGGCTCACGAAATTTCACATGTCACCCAGCATCATATTGCACGCACCATCGCTTCTCAGTCTGGTTCGCAGTTGGCCTCGATTGCCACGGCCGTGGCTATCATTCTGGCAGCAAAAAACAGCAATTCACAAGCTATTCCAGCTGCCATGACCAGTATGACTGCAGCTCAGATACAAGGGCAAATTAACTTCACCCGTGAAAACGAGCAGGAAGCAGACCGTGTGGGTTTCCAATTACTTGATCGTGCTGGATTTGATACCCATGGCATGTCCAAATTTTTCGACAGAATGGAAAAACTCACCCGCACCAGCGAAAACAACACCCCTGCTTTTCTGCGCTCACATCCACTCACCCCGGAACGGATTGCAGAAGCACAAGACCGGGCTTATGGAAAACCTTACAAGCAGATTCCAGACTCACTGGACTTCAACCTTGTTCGTTCATTGTTACGCAGTTACCAGGGAACACCCGAAAATGCAATTGCGGAATCGCAAGCCGAATTAAAAGAAGGCCGTTACAGTAACCATACAGCCGCTGAATACGGCTACGCAGCATCCTTGCTTCGTGGTAAAAAATTCCAAGAAGCACAAATGGAAATTGCCACCATCGACCATGAAGGGATCCAACATCCCATGATTGAGGCCCTTGCCGGACAGATTTTAATGCAGTCCGGGCAATTGCAAGCTGCACACCAAAGATACGAATCCGCCCTAAAACTTTATCCAGATCACATGCAACTAGTCTATGACTACCCTCGCCTGCTCATAACAGAAACAAAATACAAGCTGGCGGCTAATTTCGCCGAATCGCAACTCATGCATCGACGCGATGATGCCACGTTGAATCAGCTTGCAGCAGAAGCCAATGCCAATTTAGGCAAGCTCACCAAATCTCATTTTTATCAGGGTGAGTATTACGCTGCACTTGGAAATTTACGTGGCGCCAGCGAACAGTTTGATCTGGCAGTACGTATTAATGATGGAAGCTTTCAGGACTTGTTAGTTGCGGAGAATCGTTTGAAGGAGTTGCGCAGCCAGTTGCATGAACCTTCTCAAAACAACGGTTCACGCAGAAATAAGTCACAACAGTCACTTGATGGATTTTAGCTTTGTAATTTTTCGCTGTACTTGCCCAGTCGGGCTAATTTGTAAACAAAGGAGTTAACCATGAATTACCAAAATATTTCTCGATTCTTGCTCATCAGCAGTATGGCCCTGGGTGTATCTCTACCTGTCAGCGCAAACACATCTACGGACAAGAATCCCGATTGTAAAAGCCGCTATGAAAGCCATGGACATCATGAAGGATTTAATGATGAGGGTAGATCTATCACCCACCACATGAGGAATTTAAATTTGACTGATGA
The genomic region above belongs to Sulfurirhabdus autotrophica and contains:
- a CDS encoding response regulator, which translates into the protein MNRQPLIWVIDDDPEMRKLLEEYLLQQEFLVRTFAGGRDLERRLSRERPDLLVLDLMMPDENGLDICRRLRASGDDIPIIMLTAKSDPVDRVIGIELGADDYLGKPFLPRELTARIQAVLRRRTPLPPGTPIADGNTLVFGQCKLDLSTRALLKGDLKVEITGGEFSLLVAFSKHPHQPLSRERLIELARGPGSETVDRSVDVQISRLRKLIELDPAKPRHIQTVWGFGYVFVPEDSENPA
- a CDS encoding glycine zipper 2TM domain-containing protein — translated: MKTNMAAVVLMLPLTALAGKNVIQDTIEYGRVLSSTPINSAPVARQVCHPVTVSQPAEHSTGGAILGGLAGALVGSRFGGGNGQNAATVVGAIGGAVAGDRIGANGSKDSTRDECNTVYEQGEPTGYQVVFDYRGKQSTVMMNYEPGEFVKLHKVVTAE
- a CDS encoding beta-barrel assembly-enhancing protease, with translation MMKQGSTRRSAYIKACSICVAIAMSASSFAAPIELPDLGDASQAVLSPQEELAMGEKAMQGLRASGAYFNDPEVNAYLNSLGYRLVSADPSITSHFEFFAVDDPAINAFAMPGGYIGVNTGLILATQSESQLASVLAHEISHVTQHHIARTIASQSGSQLASIATAVAIILAAKNSNSQAIPAAMTSMTAAQIQGQINFTRENEQEADRVGFQLLDRAGFDTHGMSKFFDRMEKLTRTSENNTPAFLRSHPLTPERIAEAQDRAYGKPYKQIPDSLDFNLVRSLLRSYQGTPENAIAESQAELKEGRYSNHTAAEYGYAASLLRGKKFQEAQMEIATIDHEGIQHPMIEALAGQILMQSGQLQAAHQRYESALKLYPDHMQLVYDYPRLLITETKYKLAANFAESQLMHRRDDATLNQLAAEANANLGKLTKSHFYQGEYYAALGNLRGASEQFDLAVRINDGSFQDLLVAENRLKELRSQLHEPSQNNGSRRNKSQQSLDGF